ACGCGCATTGTGCGCACGCGCGACTTCTGCGAGGGAGTGCGGGCTCGGTTGGTCGATAAGGACGGCCGTCCCGTCTGGGTTTCTCTGCCGAACGACGATTTCGCCGACGTGAAGCAAGGGCTTTGGGCCGGTCCACCGGTCGACAGGCCCCGTGTGCGGTAGGTCGGCGTCGTCGCACATCTCCGGACAGGTTCGCGATCGCGCGGCAAACCCGAGGACTGTGCGGAGAGCATGCCGCGCCCGCAGTTTCGTTGCTCGATGTGTGCATCCTGCGGCGCGCCGCGAGACGGCACACGCCGGGACTGACCGCGTACAGGAGGTGATCGCAAGTCGCTTTCGGGTTCGGTCGCATTTCCCATTCCGCCCGCCGCACGTCCATCGCCGCTGAATGTAATTCGACGTTTTTGTTTGCGGTTCGCTGTTGATGCTCTGTGCACTCTTCTTGATCTCGCCCGCAGCACCCGCAAATTCTTGTATGGTGAAGTGGCGTGGAGTTCGGATCGAGCGACTTCATCCAGCCGCCCCCGGTGAGACGCACTGGCGTGAGTCATTCACCGCTGGAGCAGATATGGACGCCGTGAAGGCGCTGGCTCCTCGTGATCCATTTGCGGGTGACCGAGCCATGAAGTGCAGGCCACGAATTGAATATTCTGCATAGTTTGAGCGTTATGCGAATTCTGGGGATGTCTAAGATCGTCGTTCAAAAGCGGATAAAGTGCAGTCGTTCACAATTAACGTAGATCGGGCGACATGCCACATTCCGGCTGGCCTCGCCAGCGTGGCCGAGAGGCCGACGAGGCGCAGTTCGATCACTGGCTTCGCAGATGAACCCTGATCAGAAGTGATGAAAGGCGTTGTAAATGACGACAATTGCATTCCTCGGGCTCGGCAACATGGGTGGACCGATGGCGGCCAACTTGCTGGCCGCAGGGTTCGCGGTTCGCGGCTTCGACCTGGTTCCGGCGTTGAGAGCCGCGGCAGAATGCAAGGGCGCGACTGTCTTTGAAAAGGGTACCGACGCTGTTGCCGACGCAGACGTGGTGATCACATCGTTGCCCAACGGTGCCGTGGTCAAGGCCTGCTACGCGGAGATTCTCCCCGCGGCGAAGCCGGGCGCACTGTTCATCGACACTTCGACGATCTCGGTCGCGGACGCGCGCGAAATCCACGACAGTGCGTCGAAAGCTGGTTTTCAACAGATCGATGCTCCGGTGTCGGGTGGCGTCAACGGCGCCACTGCGGGAACGTTGGCGTTCATGGCCGGAGGGGAGACCGACGCCGTTGAACGAGCTCGATCGGTGCTGGATCCGATGGCGGGCAAGATCATCCACACGGGCGAGTCAGGCACCGGACAGGCTGCCAAGCTGTGCAACAATATGATGCTGGCCGTGCAACAGATCGCGGTCGGCGAGGCATTCGTCCTCGCTGAGAAACTGGGACTCTCAGCTCAGTCCTTGTATGACGTGGTGACGGGAGCGACCAGCAATTGTTGGTCCGTGAGTATTAACTGCCCGGTGCCGGGGCCGGTGCCAACCTCGCCCGCCAACAACGACTTCAAACCGGGATTCGCGACTGCACTGATGCACAAGGATCTGGGCTTGGCGATGGACGCCGTGTCCTTGGCCGGCACCAAGGCGCCACTGGGTACTTTGGCGGCCGAAATCTACGCACGATTCAATGCGCAGCACTCCGACAAGGACTTCAGTGCAGTGATCGACGTGATGCGCTGAGTAACCGACTGTCCGATATGGGCGGAACGGTGAAAGGCGAGGCGACAACTGGCGCGCTGTCGGTGTAGTGAATGATGTCGAACCCACTGAATTGCCGCGGTTACGGCGCTATTTGATGGGATCGTCATCTGTGCGGTTCTGAACCTCAGCGAGTAGCTGATGGTCGCTCCGGTACGCCACGATCCCGGCGAGGGTGGTGTCGCAGCGGATCTGGCGAGCCGGTTCACGGTCGGCGACGACGGTATCGGTCTCAAGCTCAACGTGTTGATTCATGTTGTTAATATTCAAAATTCGTGATTCTGCATTCGTGTGGTGGGCCGGGGTGGTCACACGAGCTCGTCTGAAGGAGATCAAAATGGGCGCACTGAGTCCATGGCACTGGGCAATTCTGGCTGTCGTCGTGATCCTGCTGTTCGGCGCGAAGCGCTTGCCGGACTCGGCCCGTGCGTTGGGGAAGTCGTTGCGCATCTTCCGGAGCGAGGTCAAGGAGATGCAGAGTGATGCCAGTCCGCTACCAGATCCGCGGCTGTCAGCGACGACGGCCCCACCGCCTGCAAGCACGTACTAGTGTCTCGAGTCGGACACCCGGGCCGGCGAAACCGGACTTCTTTGGAACGGTCACAACGTGCTGCTGTCCGGGGCAAACGGTCCGGAGTGATCAAAGTTGCGCTCGACATCTGGCTCCGAACCGTCGCACGAGGGTGTACCAGAATCTTCTCGTAACAGCCGCGATGCGTGCTCGCATCAACTCAGTCACGTATGTGAATGGGATTTCATGGCTCAGTCATCTTTTGCAAGGCTCTGTGTGAGCTCAGCGCGGTGCGCGAAAGGCGTAGCCCTGCGTGCAGGTGGTGGACCCGGTGTTTCGAGTGCACGGCGATCTCGTCGCCGGCGGCGACGGTGTACGCGCCGGCCTGGCTTGGCGCGGGCAGGCTGGCGATCGGGATGAGCGCCACCGTG
The DNA window shown above is from Mycobacterium sp. MS1601 and carries:
- the mmsB gene encoding 3-hydroxyisobutyrate dehydrogenase codes for the protein MTTIAFLGLGNMGGPMAANLLAAGFAVRGFDLVPALRAAAECKGATVFEKGTDAVADADVVITSLPNGAVVKACYAEILPAAKPGALFIDTSTISVADAREIHDSASKAGFQQIDAPVSGGVNGATAGTLAFMAGGETDAVERARSVLDPMAGKIIHTGESGTGQAAKLCNNMMLAVQQIAVGEAFVLAEKLGLSAQSLYDVVTGATSNCWSVSINCPVPGPVPTSPANNDFKPGFATALMHKDLGLAMDAVSLAGTKAPLGTLAAEIYARFNAQHSDKDFSAVIDVMR
- the tatA gene encoding Sec-independent protein translocase subunit TatA, which produces MGALSPWHWAILAVVVILLFGAKRLPDSARALGKSLRIFRSEVKEMQSDASPLPDPRLSATTAPPPASTY